In one Sebastes umbrosus isolate fSebUmb1 chromosome 13, fSebUmb1.pri, whole genome shotgun sequence genomic region, the following are encoded:
- the LOC119500179 gene encoding interleukin-1 receptor type 2-like isoform X1, producing MTPVPPEGLECSFTDLQARLSGNIQLRKSVFRNAGHPSSSKVLRSVLEEVYAQMTPEIPEHLSSMSAGERRGRGREGGREEKQREEQTEILAMGQHSTLGSLLLLLGLYGICTGLEQENCTDYKVQFERVFSVPGDMAMLKSTLLSPDIFNFTAVPYNVTWYDSTGREMSNQSGRVLVRGETLWFLNITLDDTGDYVTVVRTPSWCYIQTTKLIVELAVSGEYGRPRKAHQQLTKGVNGFLSCPLMSYIRKLDSYSISSSITWYRGSDPIVDGKDKYTYIAPNKLKIDEVELKSANYTCTLTFTLGGVVGSVSETIDVYVSEKYYMLPQVHEPANETIKAQIGSSFTKRCQVFVPCVGSPSTTFAWWDGENFILTTNPSDRIYTTEINGSRVDGPPQGVWLEQMLIFSELREENFHINYTCIAMNGRGHPQGYFTLLPADSTFTWLVVAAVAVSCFLTVVSIFLYVLFKSTTTE from the exons ATGACACCGGTTCCTCCCGAGGGATTAGAGTGTTCATTCACAGATTTACAGGCAAGACTGAGCGGGAACATTCAGTTGCGTAAATCTGTGTTCAGGAATGCTGGGCATCCTTCCAGTTCCAAAGTGTTACGTAGCGTTTTGGAAGAGGTTTATGCACAAATGACTCCTGAAATACCAGAACATTTGTCATCTATGTCTgcgggagagaggagaggtagagggagggagggtgggagagaggagaagcagagagaggaacagacGGAAATATTAG ccATGGGCCAGCATTCAACACTGGGAAgccttctgctcctcctcgggCTGTATGGGATCTGTACAGGACTTGAACAGG agaaCTGTACCGACTACAAAGTCCAGTTTGAGAGGGTTTTCTCTGTTCCCGGGGACATGGCTATGCTGAAAAGCACCCTGCTGTCTCCAGACATCTTCAACTTCACAGCTGTCCCTTACAACGTCACCTGGTACGACTCGACGGGCCGAGAAATGAGCAACCAGAGCGGTCGAGTCCTGGTGCGCGGCGAGACTCTGTGGTTTCTTAACATAACGCTGGACGACACGGGAGATTATGTGACCGTAGTGAG AACTCCGTCTTGGTGCTACATTCAGACCACTAAGCTGATAGTGGAGTTGGCAGTTTCTGGAGAGTATGGAAGACCAAGGAAAGCTCATCAACAACTTACAAAGGGAGTCAATGGCTTCCTGTCCTGCCCTCTGATGAGCTACATCCGTAAACTGGACAGCTACAGCATCTCTTCCTCCATCACGTGGTACAGA GGTTCTGACCCCATCGTGGATGGGAAAGACAAGTATACCTACATAGCTCCAAACAAACTGAAGATTGACGAGGTGGAACTTAAAAGCGCCAATTACACATGTACTCTGACCTTCACTCTCGGTGGTGTTGTGGGATCCGTGTCAGAGACCATCGACGTTTATGTCTCAG AGAAGTACTATATGCTTCCACAAGTGCACGAACCAGCCAATGAAACAATCAAGGCACAGATTG GGTCCAGTTTCACCAAACGGTGCCAGGTGTTTGTGCCGTGTGTCGGGAGTCCCTCGACTACTTTCGCTTGGTGGGACGGAGAAAATTTCATTTTGACGACCAACCCCTCTGACCGCATCTACACGACAGAGATAAA TGGAAGCAGAGTGGATGGTCCTCCTCAAGGTGTCTGGTTGGAGCAGATGCTGATCTTCTCTGAGCTGAGGGAGGAGAATTTCCACATCAACTACACCTGTATAGCGATGAATGGCAGGGGACATCCTCAGGGCTATTTCACTCTGTTACCAGCAG ACTCCACATTCACATGGCTGGTGGTAGCTGCGGTGGCCGTGTCCTGCTTCCTGACTGTGGTTTCCATCTTCCTCTACGTCCTCTTCAAATCTACGACAACTGAATGA
- the LOC119500179 gene encoding interleukin-1 receptor type 2-like isoform X2: protein MGQHSTLGSLLLLLGLYGICTGLEQENCTDYKVQFERVFSVPGDMAMLKSTLLSPDIFNFTAVPYNVTWYDSTGREMSNQSGRVLVRGETLWFLNITLDDTGDYVTVVRTPSWCYIQTTKLIVELAVSGEYGRPRKAHQQLTKGVNGFLSCPLMSYIRKLDSYSISSSITWYRGSDPIVDGKDKYTYIAPNKLKIDEVELKSANYTCTLTFTLGGVVGSVSETIDVYVSEKYYMLPQVHEPANETIKAQIGSSFTKRCQVFVPCVGSPSTTFAWWDGENFILTTNPSDRIYTTEINGSRVDGPPQGVWLEQMLIFSELREENFHINYTCIAMNGRGHPQGYFTLLPADSTFTWLVVAAVAVSCFLTVVSIFLYVLFKSTTTE from the exons ATGGGCCAGCATTCAACACTGGGAAgccttctgctcctcctcgggCTGTATGGGATCTGTACAGGACTTGAACAGG agaaCTGTACCGACTACAAAGTCCAGTTTGAGAGGGTTTTCTCTGTTCCCGGGGACATGGCTATGCTGAAAAGCACCCTGCTGTCTCCAGACATCTTCAACTTCACAGCTGTCCCTTACAACGTCACCTGGTACGACTCGACGGGCCGAGAAATGAGCAACCAGAGCGGTCGAGTCCTGGTGCGCGGCGAGACTCTGTGGTTTCTTAACATAACGCTGGACGACACGGGAGATTATGTGACCGTAGTGAG AACTCCGTCTTGGTGCTACATTCAGACCACTAAGCTGATAGTGGAGTTGGCAGTTTCTGGAGAGTATGGAAGACCAAGGAAAGCTCATCAACAACTTACAAAGGGAGTCAATGGCTTCCTGTCCTGCCCTCTGATGAGCTACATCCGTAAACTGGACAGCTACAGCATCTCTTCCTCCATCACGTGGTACAGA GGTTCTGACCCCATCGTGGATGGGAAAGACAAGTATACCTACATAGCTCCAAACAAACTGAAGATTGACGAGGTGGAACTTAAAAGCGCCAATTACACATGTACTCTGACCTTCACTCTCGGTGGTGTTGTGGGATCCGTGTCAGAGACCATCGACGTTTATGTCTCAG AGAAGTACTATATGCTTCCACAAGTGCACGAACCAGCCAATGAAACAATCAAGGCACAGATTG GGTCCAGTTTCACCAAACGGTGCCAGGTGTTTGTGCCGTGTGTCGGGAGTCCCTCGACTACTTTCGCTTGGTGGGACGGAGAAAATTTCATTTTGACGACCAACCCCTCTGACCGCATCTACACGACAGAGATAAA TGGAAGCAGAGTGGATGGTCCTCCTCAAGGTGTCTGGTTGGAGCAGATGCTGATCTTCTCTGAGCTGAGGGAGGAGAATTTCCACATCAACTACACCTGTATAGCGATGAATGGCAGGGGACATCCTCAGGGCTATTTCACTCTGTTACCAGCAG ACTCCACATTCACATGGCTGGTGGTAGCTGCGGTGGCCGTGTCCTGCTTCCTGACTGTGGTTTCCATCTTCCTCTACGTCCTCTTCAAATCTACGACAACTGAATGA